GGGCGTACTGGAAATGTGAGCTGGTACCAAAAGTACTAGACAGTACTTGGAGTACGGGTTACTCTCGTTGCTGTCGGCATGCCTCCCCGCCTTCGGCGGGGTCCGTGTGCGGACATGCGAACGCGCCGTGGCAGGAAGGCAGACCTGCCCCGGCGCGTCAGCGGCAAAGGGTCACACGAAAGCTGTGGCCTGAGCGGGAGGCAGCCCACTCAGGCTCGGGGCGTCGTTGGCACAACGCTCCTCCGAGCGTATCGCGCCGAGTCCATATGCGGTCAACCTCCCGTTGCGTAGTCATTTGTCACTGACTGCACCCATTTGCGGTGCGCAAGGGAGAACAACTCATGCGTTCCATCCGTGTCGAGACCTCGGGCGCGACGATCCTGCTGACCGAGGCCCCCGAGAAGAAGATCCGCGATCGCCGGACGGGAGAGCTGGCCACCGACGCCGCGACCGGCGAAGTCCTGATGACGGTCGGTGTCGTCCACATCGAGGACGGCGAGTCCTCGCTGATCAAGGTCACCGTTCCGCAGTCCGGCGTGGGAGAGGGCCTGGCCCTCGGTGGTCCGGTCGCCCTGGTGGGCCTGGTCGCCCGCCCGTGGGAGCAGGTGTTCAACGGTCAGCCCCGGCACGGCATCGCCTATCGCGCCGCCGCCGTCACGCCCGCCGTGTTCCCCTCCTCGCTGGGGGTGTGACGTGTCGGACCTGCTGACTCTGCTGGAGCTCGGCGGTCCGGCCCTGGCGGTCGGCGGCGGTGCCGTCTACCTCAAGGCACGTCACCCCAGCGCCTATTGGTGCACCTTCGGCCTGGCCGGCACGACGGCCCGCCTGCTGGGCTCGTACGGCGCGGTCATGGACTCGTGCGGGCTCACCGTGGCGCCGTCCCGGCTGCGGGTCCTGGCAGTGCGGGCGACGACGCGCAGGGAAGTAAGGCCCGTGCCGCCCCGCCGGGGGCTCATCCGGCCGACCCCGACCGGGATGCGGCTTCGGCTGCGTCTCGCACCGGGACAGGAGCCGGCGGACGTCGCCGCCTCGGCGGAGCGTCTTCGGCATGCCTGGGGCGTGCACGCGGTCTACGTGACCGAGGTCAGGCCCGGTGTCGTCGACCTCCGGTTGGTGGGCTTCGACGTCCTGCGGCGCGTCCGGATGCCTCGGACGGTCACCGACGGCCTTCTCAAGGTGCCGGTGGCTCTCCGCGAGGACGCGACCGCCTTCGTCCGGGACTACCGCACCATCCCGCACCAACTCACGCTCGGCGCGACCCTCTCCGGCAAGTCGATGTTCCTCCGGCACCTGGTCACCGGGCTCGCCCCGCAACCGGTCGCCCTGGTCGGCATCGACTGCAAACGCGGCGTGGAGTTCGCTCCGTTCGCCACCCGGCTCTCCGCGCTGGCCACCGACCAGGAACAGGCGGCCGACCTGCTGCCCGCCCTGGTCGAACTGATGGAGAGCCGCTACGACCAGATCCGCGCCCACCAGGGGATATCCCCCGGTGTCCCGGCCGAGGACATGACCTCCGACATCTGGGGTCTCCCCGAGGCCGAACGGCCCGTCCCGATCGTCGTCCTCGTGGACGAGGTGGCAGAACTCTTCCTTGTCGCCACCCGCAAGGACGAGGACCGCCGGGACGAGATGGTCACCCATCTCATCCGACTCGCCCAGCTCGGCCGGGCAGCCGGTATCCACCTGGAGGTGTGCGGACAGCGCTTCGGCGCCGAACTCGGCAAGGGTGCCACCATGCTCCGCGCCCAGCTCACCGGCCGCGTTTGCCACCGGGTCAACGACGAGGCCTCGGCCAAGATGGCTCTCGGGGACATCTCCCCGGAGGCAGTCCTCGCGGCATGCGCCATCGCCGCCGAACGGCCCGGCCAAGCGGTCGTCGGGGACACCTCGGGCGGCTGGTCCCGCATCCGCACTCCCCACCTCCCGCTCGCTCAGGCCGCCGCCGTGTGCGCCGCGAACGCTCACCTGGTCCCGTTCCTGCCGGAGCTCGACCGCTTCCGCCCCTCCGTCGAGGGTGCCGACCCGGCCGGCCTGAGCGCGGCCTGACCTCTCCCCCACTCCGGTGGCGCGCCGTCCCGCGCCGAGTCCCTACTCCGTCACGCCCGAAAGGAGGCGTTCCTTTGCGTGCCCAGTTACGGCGCGTGGACGCCGTGTTGGTTCAAGCCGTGATCGCCGCGGCGCTCTCCTTCGCCCACCTGCACGACATCGCCGGAGCGGCCGGCCAGCACGGCTGGAAGGCCTGGGCCTACCCGGTCTCGGTCGACCTCCTGTTGGTCGCCGCCTGGCGCCGGATGCGCTCAGGGGCGAACCGGGCCTCCGCCTGGTGCTGGTTCGCCACTGCTCTCGCCGCATCCCTCGGTGCCAACATCGCCACTGCCGGACTCCTCGACCTGGCGGCCGTCCCGGCCTGGTTGCGCATCCTCGTCGCCGGATGGCCGGCCGTCGCCTTCCTCGGCGGCACCCTCCTCGCCCACTCGGGGGTCGCAACACTCCGCGAGCCCGCCACAGAACCCGTGCCGAGCGACGAGGACGTGCCTTCCGTCTACGGGCCGCCTCCGCTTCCCCTACCCGCCCCGGCGCCGATCCTCGCGCCGCCGCCGGCCCCGGTCGCCGTCCCGGCCGCCCTGGTCGACCACGCCCGGAAGGTCGCCGATCAGCACCGCAGCCAGACCGGCACGCCCATCGACGCGGCGGCGTTGCGGGCCCGGCTCGGCATCCCCGCACCGCTGGCAGAAGCCATCGCCGCCCAGCTCTGACAGGAGGTCCCCGATGTTCAACCGTCGCTTCCGCAACACGATCCGCATCGGCCCCGTACAGGTCGGCACCTTCTACGACGGCCGTGGCCGCGAGAAGCACGCCGCCGCCTGCACCGCCCCGCGCTGCGGCTTCTCCGCCGACTACGACTCGCGTGCCGCCGCCGAGCTCGCCGCCCGTACCCACCGCTGCCCCGCCCGCTGAAAGGACCGCCCGGCCATGACCGTCAGCCTCCCCCTGGTCGTCGTCCTCGGCATCATCGCCTGGACCGCGATCAAGTTCCTCGGCATCCGTCTCTGGGTCGCCGTCGCCATCGCCCTGTTCGGCTTCTACCTCGCCCACACCGTCCTCGCCCCCGCAGTGGAGTCCGGCACCCAGACCGGCGTCCGGATCGTGAACGGAGGCGGTAAGTGACCCTGCCCCCGGTCGCCGAGCTGGCCACCCTGGCCCGCCTCGGCACCCTGCCCGCCCTCTCCCGTCAGCTCCAGGGCCTCGGCGGCTGCGTCCACCCGATCCGCCTCGACGGGCACAGCACCGAGGTCAGCAGCGCAAGCGGCGAGATCCTGCGCCGACTGGCCTCGATCGACCTGCCCGCCGGGCAGCTCCTGGTCCGCTGCAACAACCGCCGGGCCACTCGCTGTACGGCCTGTGCCGAGACCTACCGCCGCGACACCTACCACCTGATCACCGCCGGGCTCCGTGGCGGCAAGGGCACCCCTGACGAGGTGGCCACGCACCCCCGGGTGTTCGCCACCTTCACCGCGCCGTCGTTCGGGCCCGTCCACAACCGGCCGACCGGCGCGTCGGGTCAAGTCCGCCCCTGTCGGTGCGGCAAGTTCCACGACCAGGACGCGCCCGAGCTCGGCACCCCGCTCGCCCCCGACAGCTACGACTACCGGGGCGCGGTCCTCTGGAACGCCCACTCCGGGGCGCTCTGGCGCCGGTTCTCCATCCACCTGCGCCGCGAGATCGCCACACGGGCCGGACTGACGCAGCGGGCCTTCCGGCAGCACGCCCGGGTGTCCTTCGCCAAGGTCGCCGAGTACCAGCGCCGGGGCCTGGTCCACTTCCACGCCGTCATCCGACTCGACGGACCCGGGGGCGGATCGGACCAGCCGCCGCGCTGGGCCTCCGCCCAGCTCCTCTCGGACGCCATCCGGGCTGCCGCCCACCGGGCCGACATCCCCGGCCCGCTGATCGACGGCCGGGAGTACCGCTTCGCCTTCGGCACCCAGCTCGACATTCGCCCGATCCGGACCGCTGAGTTCGCCGGTGGCTCCGAGCTGAGCGAACGCGCCGTCGCCGCCTACATCGCCAAGTACGCGACCAAGGGGGCCGAGACGGCCACGGGCACGCTCGACAGCTCCCTGTGCTGCAAGCCGTGCGCGGGACGCGGGCGCACCCCCGCCCCCGCCGGTCTCAGCACCCGTTGCAACACCTGCCAGGGCACGGGTCTGGCCCGATCCCTGGCAGGACTCGACATCCCCGAGCACGCCCGCCGCATGATCCGCACGTGCTGGGCCCTCGGCAGCCGTACCGACCTGGCCGACCTCCGGCTCCGGGCCTGGGCCCACATGCTCGGCTTCCGCGGTCACTTCTCCACCAAGACGCGGCGGTACTCAACCACGCTCGGTTCCCTCCGCGACGCCCGCGCCGCCTGGCGCCGGGCCCAGGTCCTCGGAGACCTCCACGGCACGGACGCACCGACCACTGAGGAGACCACCCTCGTCCTCTCCCACTGGGCCTTCGCCGGCACGGGTCTGACCCGCGGAGAGGCCTGGCTCGCCGAGACCCTACAACCCGCACCCGGGACGGAAGGAGAACCCACTCGTGGCTGACCCGAAGAAGCTCAAGCTGCCCGAGGTCCTGACCGAGATCGGCATGTCCCGCGCCGCGTTCTACCGGATGCGGGCTCGGGGCAAGGCGCCCAGGTGCACTCGGCTGCCGAACGGTCAGATCCGGGTGAGCCGTGCGGACCTGGACGCCTGGTGGGCCGGTCTTGAGGAGGCCGCTGCCTGATGGCCACCTCCTACAAGGTGCAGTTCTGGGAGCACCGGCACCGGCCGGACCGACGCAAGCCGTTCATGGTCCGGTGGTCGGTGGCCGGCCGTGAGTTCTCCGAGTCGTTCCTCACCAAGACTCAGGCGGACGGCCGCAAGGCCGAGCTCATCACCGCTGCCCGCGCCGGTGAGCCGTTCGACGTCGACCGGGGGCTCCCTCTCTCCGAGCTCCGCAAGGAGAAGCAGGTCACCTGGTACCAGCTCGCCCGGAACTACGTCGAGAAGCGCTGGAGCGGGGCGCCCGCCAAGACCCGCACCACCTGGGCGGACGCCTTGGCGACGGTGACGTTCGAGCTGGTGAAGTCCAAGGCGGGCATGCCGGACAGGCGGGTCGTACGGCGGGCGCTCTACAGCTGGGGTTTCAACGTCAACCAGTGGTCGAAGGAGGCGCCGCCAGAGATCGAACGGGCGCTCGCCTGGGTGGCGAAGAACTCCGTGCTGGTCTCGGCCTTCGAGGAGCCAAAGACGGTCCGCCGGCTGCTCGACGCCCTGGCCGTGAAGCTCGACGGCAAGCCCGCGGCCGCCACGGTGACCCTGCGCAAGCGCCGGATCGTCAACCACATCTTCGGCTACGCGGTGGAGGAGGGGCTGCTCGTGGTCAACCCGCTCCCGCTGGTCCAGTGGCAGCCTCCGGAGGTCGAAGACGAGCTGGATCCGGGGGTCGTGGTGAATCCGGAGCAGGCGGCGCTCCTCATGGCCGCTGTCGGGCGTCAGGGGCGGCGCGGGGCCCGGCTGGTGGGCTTCTTCGGCTGCATCTATTACGCCTGGATGCGGCCGGCGGAGGTGGTGAACCTGAAGATCGAGCGGTGCCATCTGCCGGCGCAGGGCTGGGGTCGGCTGATCCTGGACGAGACGCGTCCCCGGGTCGGTTCGTCCTGGACGGACGACGGGACGCCTCACGACAAGCGCGGCCTGAAGCACCGTGCCGCCAAGGCGACTCGGCCTGTCCCGATCCCGCCCGAGCTGGTCGCGATCCTTCGGGCGCACATCGACGCGTACGGCGTCGCTCCCGACGGCCGGTTGTTCCGGACCTCCCGGGACGGCATGGTGCAGGAGAGTGGCTACGGCGTGGTCTGGAAGCGAGCCCGGACGGAGGTCCTGTCCCCCGCCGACTGCGCAACGCCGCTCGGCAGGCGTCCCTACGACCTGCGACACGCCGGGATCTCGCTCGGCCTGAACTCCGGGGTCGACCCCACCGAGGTCGCCCGTAGGGCTGGGCACAGCGTCGCGGTGATGCTGCGGGTCTACGCGAAGTGTCTGCACGGCACCGAGGACTACGCGAACGAGCTGATCTCGCAGCGGCTCGCCCGGAGCTCCCGCGCCGTCCCACGGGCCGTCCCACCGGCGGACCCGGGCCCGGATCCTGGTCCGTGACTGGTCCGTACGCGCTGGTCAGACCTGGGATTCAGGCGAGACAAGGTGAGACAAGTCACACATAGTGCGCATCTCGATCGCTCTGGCGACCGGCACAACGAAACAGCCCCTGATCTGCGTTTCCGCAGATCAGGGGCTGTTTTCAATCCTGTGGCTGGTGCAGGGTTCGAACCTGCGTAGCTTGCGCGGCAGATTTACAGTCTGCTCCCTTTGGCCGCTCGGGCAACCAGCCAGGATCCGTCTCCCGGGGCGCTGCCCTGTTCGACGCGGTAAACAATACCTGATCGACGGGGTGCTTCGCCACTCGGCCGCCGACCCGGCGAACAACGGGTCCCTGCGCCTGTCGGGGGCGGGGCGCGGCGGCGCTGGATAGGCTGGGGCGGCGTCCTTGCCGCCGGCCGGGACGTGACCGTGCAGCCAGTACCCAAGGAGACCAACACCCATGGCCGACTCCAGTTTCGACATCGTCTCGAAGGTCGAGTGGCAGGAGGTCGACAACGCGATCAACCAGACCTCCCGCGAGCTCGCCTCCCGCTTCGACTTCAAGAACGTCGGCGCCGAGATCAGCCGGTCGGACACCAAGATCGAGATGCGGGCCAACGGCGAGGAGCGGGTCAAGGCGATCCTGGACGTCCTGCAGAGCAAGTTCATCAAGCGCGGCCTGTCGCTGAAGGCGCTGGACGCCGCCGAGCCCCAGCTCTCGGGCAAGGAGTACAAGATCTTCGCGGACGTCAGGGAGGGCATCTCCACCGACGACGCCAAGAAGGTCGCCAAGATCATCCGCGACGAGGGCCCGAAGGGCGTCAAGGCGCAGGTCCAGGGCGAGGAGCTCCGGGTCACCTCCAAGAGCCGCGACGACCTGCAGACCGTGCAGGCGCTGCTCAAGGGCAAGGACCTGGACTTCGCGATCCAGTTCGTGAACTACCGCTGATCTGCCGCCGCTCCCCGGGAGCGGCGCCGTCGGGGCCCCGGACCACTCGTGGTCCGGGGCCCCGACGGCGTTCGGCCGGACTCAGCTTCCCGGGGCGGTCGGCGTTCGGAGGCCGGGCACCTGGACCGGCAGCCCCGCGAGGATCGCCTTCACGGCGGCGACCAGTTCGTCGATCTTCTGCTGGAGGGCCGCCGGATCGGGCGTCCCGGACGGCGGGGCGGCCAGCGCGAGGACGCCGTCGAGGAGACCGAGCACCCCGTCCAGTGCGCCGGCGACCGGCAGGCTGGGGGCGGACGGCAGGGGGACGGACGGGAGGGACGGGAGGGACGGGAGGGACGGGATCGACGGGAGGGCGGGCAGGGGCGGGACGACCGGCGCGCCGGGGAGTGTCGGCAGCGCCGCGGGATCCGGCACGGCGGGAGCAGCGGCCGGACGCGCGGCCGCGACGGCGGCGGGTCGGGACAGATGCAGGAGCACCACGTCGGGGTCGACGGCGGATGCAGGAGCGGCGGACGCCAGGGTGAGCGCGGTGACTCCGAGGGCTGCGGTCAGCGCGGTGGCCGTCCAGGTGGGACGCATGGTGAGGCGGTTCCTCTCAACTGACGATCAGGCTTTTCGCCTGAACGCCACGTTGGGACACCCGGACGGACGCGGCCACCGGTCGTAGGCCGAACGGTGATCACCCCGCCCGGCGCACCGTCAGTCGACGCACCGTCGACCCCGGTCGGACCCGACACCCGGTCAGCCCACCGGGCACGGCCGTCCGGACGGCTCCACCGCCGCCGGACGGCGTCCACCACCGCCGGCTCGCGGACCGGCCCGCGGACCGGCCCGTCGGCGGCTCAGCCGGTCAGCCAGTCCGCCGACTGCCGGTGGCGGCCGAGCCCGACGGCGTCGAACTCGTCGAACCGGCCGTCCTCGACCACGGCGCCCAGTCGGCGCAGGACCTGTGAGATCGGGGTGCCGTCGGCCGGCCGGGGCTCCTGCTCCACGATGTGCAGCGGCCCGAGGTCGAGCCGGCCGTGCAGCCAGACGGCCGCGTGCTGGGTCCCGGAGCCGCCGAAGAAGTCCGCCTCGACGTAGCCGATCGGGCCCGCCTGGGACCACGCCTCCAGTCTGCGGCCGAGGCTCGCAGGGAAGCGGCTGAACCCCGGCTCGGTACGGTCCCCCGGCACGTCCAGGACGCGGTGGAGGTGATCCGTCACCGGGATCAGCCCCAGGCCCTGTGTCAGCCGAGCGACCCGCGCGACCGGAACTTCGGCCGCCACCACGTCGAGCAGTTCCGCAGCGGCGACCAGGGCGTTGAGTTCGTACGACATTCCGTCATTCTGCGCCGATCTTCCACCCGGGTCAGGCGAACAATCGAACTGACTGTCCATCGCCCCCGGGCCGTGGCGGGATCCCGCAGACTGGTGCGGTGACGACTCCCCACCGGCCGACCGCCGACGAACTGGCCGCCGCGCACGGCGGCACCATCCCCGACGTCGCGGGCCCCGACCTGCGGGTGCTGTTCTGCGGCATCAACCCGGGGCTGTGGTCGGGCGCGACCGGGCAGCACTTCGCCCGCCCCGGGAACCGGTTCTGGCCCGCGCTGTACCGCTCCGGCTTCACCCCGCGGCAGCTGCATCCTCGGAGCAGGCCCTGCTGCCCTCCCTCGGCCTCGGCATCACCAACGTCGTCGCGCGGACCACCGCCCGGGCGGACGAACTCACTGCGGAGGAGTACCGCGAGGGCGGGGCGGCGCTGCGGGAGCGGGTGGCACGGCTGCGCCCGCGCGCGCTGGCCGTCCTCGGGATCGGCGCCTACCGGGCCGCGTTCGGGCAGCCGCGCGCCGTGGTCGGCCGGCAGCCGGAGCCGCTCGGCACCACCGCGCTGTGGGTGCTGCCCAACCCCAGCGGACTCAACGCGCACTACACGCTGGACGCGATCGCCGCCGAGTTCCGCGCCCTGCGCGAGGCCGTGGAGTCCCTGGGCGACGACGCCGATCCGGCGCACCCCGCGCAGGGCTGACGCCGGATCAGTCCGGGACGACCGGGGCGGGCTCACCCCGGTGAGCCGGACGAGTTCGGGGTAGGTCAGCGGGAAGACGGTGTGCGGATGGCCCGCCGCGGCCCAGATCACGGGGTGCTCGGCGAGGGAGGTGTCCACCACCGTGCGCAGCGGTGCGGGGTGGCCGACCGGCGCGACCCCGCCGATCGCCTGCCCGGTCGCGGACCGCACCGTGGCGGCCGGCGCCCGGTCGATCAGGACGGCCCCGAGACGCTCGGCGAGGAAGGCCGTGTCGACCCGGTGCGCCCCGCTGGTCATCACCAGCAGCGGCTCGCCGTCGCACCGGAACACCAGGCTGTTGGCGATCGCGCCGACCGCGCAGCCCAGGGCTGCGGCGGCCTCCGCCGCCGTCCGCGCGGAGTCGGGCAGGACCCGGATGTCCGGGGCCACCCCGGCCGCGGCGAGCGCCTCGGCGACCGGGCGGCTGCGCGCGGGCAGGTCGGCGAACGGGGCGGGCGGGTCGGCGGCCGGAGCGGTGTTCATCGGACTCCTCGCGGGCTCGGTGCGGTCGGTGCGGTCGGTGCGGTCGGTGCGGTCGGTGCGGTCGGTCCCCAGCCTGCGACCGGAGGCCGTCGCCCGTCCAACGACTTACCCCCGCACCGCCGCTCGGGGCGGGGCTACGAGGACACGGCCGGGGCCGCGAGCGCCTCGGCGGCGGCCCGGGCGAAGCCCTCGGGGTTGTCCAGCATGATGTTGTGCCCGCAGGCCGGGACGGCCACCACACGGACTCCGGCGGCGGCGAGCTCGTCCGCCCCCGCGAGCGGGCCGCCGGCCGCCGGCAGCAGGTAGGTGCGCGGGACGTCGAGGCCCAGCAGGATCTGCCGCATGGTGGGGTCGGTGCCGCGGGCCAGCTGGACGGCGCTGCGGTGCAGCGCCTCGCGGCCGGCCAGCCGCATGGTGGCCCACCAGTGCGGGCCGACCCGGTCGGCGACCTCCTGCCAGCCGCCCGCCACGAAGTCGTCCTCCGCGTAGGCGGCGATGCCGCTGCCTCCGGCGTGGCCGGGCCGGAAGGGGACGGGGTCGAGATTGGCGTCGACCAGCAGCAGCCGGGAGACCAGGTGGGGGTGGCGGTCGGCCAGCACGACGGCCACCGACCCGCCCATGCTGTGGGCGACGAGCTCCGCGCCGGTGACCCCGGCGGCGGTGAGGACCTCGGCCAAGGCGTCGGCGTGCGACTCCAGGGTGTAGTCGAAGCCGGTCGGCCGGTCACTGATGCCGTGCCCGAGCAGGTCGACGAGCAGGGAGCGGCGCCCGGCCAGCAGCGGATGGACGGCCGCCTCCGCGAAGTACGCCGCCGAGGTGGCGCCGAGCCCGTGCACGTACACCCGGGCCGGTTCCCGCCCCGGGAACTCCACCCAGCGCATCCGGTCGCCCTCCGGTGTCACCACTGCCGTACGCACAGCCTGTCGCCCCCGTCTCGCCGTCCGTCGCGACCGTGCGGCCGCCCGCGGACCACGAGCCTAAGGTGCCGGTCCGTCAGATCACGACAGGCCGCGGGCCCGCGCGGCCGACGCGGGCCCGGATCGGGCGGGCAACGGAGGCGCGGGCGGGCTCGGGGCGGCGGGCTCGGGGCCGGCGGCTCAGTGGCCGCCGAATCCCTCGTCCGAGGGGACGACCTCGCGACCGAGCGGCATCAGCGAGATCGGGACCATCTTCAGATTGGCCCAGCCGAACGGGATCCCGATGATCGAGATGAACAGCGGGATGCTCGTCGCGATGTGGGCGAGCGCCAGCCACCACCCGGCGAAGACCAGCCAGATCACATTGCCGACGCAGGACGCCGCCCCGGCGTCGGGCTTCTCCACCGTCGTCCGGCCGAACGGCCAGAGCATGAACCCGGCCAGCCGGAACGCGGCGATCCCGAACGGGATGGTGATGATCAGCACGAAGCAGATGATCCCCGCGATCGCGTACGCGATCGCCATCCAGAGCCCGCAGAAGATCAGCCAGATGACGTTGAGCACAAGGTTGATCACCTTCATACCCTCCAGCCTCCCACGCGGGGTCGGCCGCGCAACCGCTCGTGCCGGACCCGGCCGGAAACGGGCCGGCGGGAGGCGGTGGCGACCGGACTTTACCAATTCATTACCATGTCCAGGTGGCCCTTCCGCGCGACGAGAGGACAACCGACATGCCGATCCCCCGGGTCCGGACGACGAACCTGCCGGGTGTGGGCGTCCAGTACGACCTGACGACGCGAGAACAGCGCCATCTGTCGGTCATCGCCCACCGCGACGGCTCACGCAGCCTCAACGTCTACCGGGCGGACGACCCCGACGCCTGCGCGCACGCCCTGCACCTGACCGCCGCCGAGTCCGAGGCCCTCACCGACGCACTGACGCCCGCTCACCACAGCCCAGGCGTCCTGCACACCACCGACCTCGGGCTGGTCGCCGAGCGGATCCCGCTCGGCGGGAGCTCGTACTGGAACGGCCGGCTGCTCGGGGACACCCGGATGCGCACCGCCACCGGCGTCTCCGTCGTCGCCGTGCTGCGCCGCACCGGCGCCCTGCCCTCGCCCGCCCCGGACTTCCGGCTCGCCGGCGGCGACACCCTGATCGTCATCGGCACCCGGGAGGGCGTCGACGCCGCCGCCGCGATCCTGGGACGGGAGTGATCGGATGCACACCGCCTCCTCTTCATCGAACTCGGCTCGGTCATCCTGGTGCTGGGCCTGCTCGGCCGCCTGGCCGGCCGGTACGGCTTCTCCCCGATCCCGCTCTACCTGCTCGGCGGTCTCGCGTTCGGGCACGGCGGGCTGCTGCCGCTCAGCGCCAGCGAGGAGTTCGTCGCGACCGGCGCCGAGATCGGCGTCGTCCTGCTGCTGCTGATGCTCGGCCTGGAGTACACCGCGGCAGACCTGGTGACCAATCTGAAGGCCCAGTACCCGGCCGGCGCCGTGGACTTCGCGTTCAACGCGCTGCCGGGCGCGGCCATGGGGCTGCTGCTCGGCTGGGGTCCGGTCGCCGCGGTGGTGCTGGCCGGGGTCACCTGGATCTCCTCCTCCGGGGTCATCGCGAAGGTGCTGGGCGACCTCGGACGGCTCGGCAACCGGGAGACTCCGGTCATCCTCAGCATCCTGGTGCTGGAAGACCTGGCGATGGCGGTCTACCTGCCGATCCTCACCGCCCTGCTGGCCGGCGCCGGCCTGCTCGCGGGCAGTGTGACCCTGGCGATCGCGCTGGCCACCGCCGGGGCGGTGCTGTTCGTCGCGCTCCGCTACGGGCGGCTGATCTCGCGGTTCGTGTCGCACGACGACCCGGAGAAGCTGCTGCTGGTCGTCCTGGGCCTGACCCTGCTGGTGGCCGGGGTCGCCCAGCAACTGCAGGTGTCGGCGGCGGTCGGCGCCTTCCTGGTCGGCATCGCGCTGTCCGGCGAGGCCGCGGAGGGCGCGCACACGCTGCTCAGCCCGCTGCGCGACCTGTTCGCCGCGGTGTTCTTCGTCTTCTTCGGGCTGAGCACCGACCCGACCAGCATTCCGCCGGTGCTGCTGCCGGCCCTGGCGCTGGCCGCGGCGACCGCCCTCACCAAGATCGCCACGGGCTACTGGGCCGCCCGGCGGGCCGGGATCGCCGTCCGCGGCCGCTGGCGGGCCGGCGGTGCGCTGGTCGCCCGTGGCGAGTTCTCCATCGTGATCGCGGGGCTGGCCGTCACCGCCGGGATCGAGCCGGACCTCGGCCCGCTGGCCACCGCGTACGTGCTGATCCTGGTGGTGGTCGGGCCGCTCGCGGCCCGCTGGACCGAGCCCGTGGCGGAACGTTTCGCCCGGCTGTGGTCGGGCGGCTGGTCCCCACGTCGGCAGCGCCCTGCGCCGGCAGACCCCGTCGCGGTGCCGGCGCCGCTGTCGGACACCGGGCGGCCGGAGGCACCGGTGGAGCGGGCGGCGGCCGACACCCCGTCCTGACGGCCCGGAGCTGCGCCCGGGCGGCCCGGGAACACTCGCGCTCAGGCCTCCGCGGCCCGCAGGCTCTCCGCCGACCGGGCGAGCAGCAGGTCGCGCTCACGGGCGTTGCGGGTGAGCCCGGCCGCCCGTTCGAACTCGGCCGCCGCCTCGCGGTAGCGACCGAGCCGGGCCAGCAGGTCGCCGCGGACGCTCGGGAGCAGGTGGTAGGAGTCGAGCGAGGGCTCCGCGGCGAGCCGGTCGACGAGCACCAGCCCGGTCTCCGGTCCGAACCAGCGCGTCCCGGGCGGTCTCCTCGGCGAGTCCGATGCCGCGGAGCAGGCGGGCCAGGCCCGCGATGATCCGCGCCGACTCGATCCGCCAGACCGCCTCGATCGTTCGGTGGATGTCGGTGGCCGTCACAGCACCCCATC
The Kitasatospora paranensis genome window above contains:
- a CDS encoding cation:proton antiporter is translated as MLGLLGRLAGRYGFSPIPLYLLGGLAFGHGGLLPLSASEEFVATGAEIGVVLLLLMLGLEYTAADLVTNLKAQYPAGAVDFAFNALPGAAMGLLLGWGPVAAVVLAGVTWISSSGVIAKVLGDLGRLGNRETPVILSILVLEDLAMAVYLPILTALLAGAGLLAGSVTLAIALATAGAVLFVALRYGRLISRFVSHDDPEKLLLVVLGLTLLVAGVAQQLQVSAAVGAFLVGIALSGEAAEGAHTLLSPLRDLFAAVFFVFFGLSTDPTSIPPVLLPALALAAATALTKIATGYWAARRAGIAVRGRWRAGGALVARGEFSIVIAGLAVTAGIEPDLGPLATAYVLILVVVGPLAARWTEPVAERFARLWSGGWSPRRQRPAPADPVAVPAPLSDTGRPEAPVERAAADTPS
- a CDS encoding cation:proton antiporter regulatory subunit, with translation MPIPRVRTTNLPGVGVQYDLTTREQRHLSVIAHRDGSRSLNVYRADDPDACAHALHLTAAESEALTDALTPAHHSPGVLHTTDLGLVAERIPLGGSSYWNGRLLGDTRMRTATGVSVVAVLRRTGALPSPAPDFRLAGGDTLIVIGTREGVDAAAAILGRE
- a CDS encoding YccF domain-containing protein, coding for MKVINLVLNVIWLIFCGLWMAIAYAIAGIICFVLIITIPFGIAAFRLAGFMLWPFGRTTVEKPDAGAASCVGNVIWLVFAGWWLALAHIATSIPLFISIIGIPFGWANLKMVPISLMPLGREVVPSDEGFGGH